Proteins from a genomic interval of Leptospira kanakyensis:
- a CDS encoding alpha/beta hydrolase — MNQKKQNQTHSIYLIFLFCLFVLTNFLISCAPKIGEQINKRIVDPFDETKILNVHFVTTRREMTVKDNCDNASFGFITDINPHYGICLVNIPSRHIIGDISLDNAQDKNQFFQFKGRINTDDREFLTKIKSSASDEVLVFVHGFNVNFDEAVLRAGQIKYDLKFPGEVVVYSWPAGADSGILGQVMVKSTYDLNFTEAKINREPFAKFLTDITGLGKKIHLVVHSMGHQVVLPSVASIAKQGKGKFLSELILNAPDFDKNEFELILSDLTKSSERITLYCSPGDNALVASQKVNGAPRAGMCFKYSGVDVINVNEVDDPVLGVGGLGHGYYSSRPILTDIYQVLLGVSVERRLFIRKSGPKNGENFVLRK; from the coding sequence ATGAATCAAAAGAAACAAAACCAAACACATTCAATTTACCTAATATTCCTTTTTTGTTTATTTGTTTTAACAAACTTTCTGATTTCCTGTGCCCCTAAAATTGGAGAACAAATCAACAAACGAATTGTAGACCCATTTGATGAAACAAAAATTTTAAATGTTCATTTTGTTACCACACGTCGGGAAATGACAGTCAAAGACAATTGTGATAACGCAAGTTTTGGATTCATCACTGACATCAACCCTCATTATGGAATTTGTTTGGTAAACATCCCTTCCCGCCATATCATCGGTGATATATCTTTGGACAATGCCCAAGACAAAAACCAATTCTTCCAATTCAAAGGACGTATCAACACCGACGACAGAGAATTTTTAACTAAAATTAAATCTTCGGCTTCCGATGAAGTATTGGTTTTTGTACATGGATTCAATGTCAACTTTGATGAAGCCGTGCTTCGTGCAGGACAAATCAAATATGATTTAAAATTTCCAGGGGAAGTGGTTGTTTACTCTTGGCCTGCGGGAGCTGATTCCGGGATTCTTGGACAGGTGATGGTGAAATCCACTTATGACTTAAACTTTACAGAAGCTAAAATCAACAGAGAACCTTTTGCCAAGTTCTTAACCGACATCACTGGTCTTGGAAAAAAAATCCATCTTGTGGTGCATAGTATGGGACACCAAGTGGTTTTACCTTCTGTGGCATCGATCGCCAAACAAGGCAAAGGTAAATTTCTATCGGAACTCATTTTGAATGCACCCGATTTTGACAAAAACGAATTTGAACTCATCCTTTCTGACTTAACAAAATCTTCAGAAAGAATCACACTCTATTGTTCACCTGGGGACAATGCCCTCGTTGCTTCCCAAAAAGTAAATGGGGCTCCGCGGGCCGGAATGTGTTTTAAGTATTCCGGTGTGGATGTGATCAATGTCAACGAAGTGGATGATCCTGTTTTGGGTGTGGGTGGACTTGGACATGGGTATTATTCTTCAAGGCCCATCCTTACAGACATCTATCAAGTGTTACTTGGCGTATCTGTTGAACGTAGACTTTTTATTAGAAAATCTGGCCCGAAAAACGGGGAAAACTTTGTCCTTAGGAAATAG
- a CDS encoding transglutaminase-like domain-containing protein, whose amino-acid sequence MKKMFWGFVFFSFFSSLFAVSVGEIPISWKEIRSKYNWKTKPVFPESESVDLFESVLYADGKLFFQTKDVTKQSSILVWNLELGESKNFPWEGGKVTGWTECSGKILIQTTKTLWDLDSKTFAVKRKLPWPNNGKSWQDIVCLENKIYRLVGDQLEVYALESGELESKIPVPFSSIQRITKRGETDILFLSSYWGNTVQVFSPKDPTNKREWKFPVNHRALFKLIALSENHFLIFDPITKIYGEWMVFENSILPLLTPVEVADGSRAYRFSPIQNKIEYQFQLTALTDVPETKYQFVLPKQNTSSQNLKSEELNPSSVEEIDGAGNRSLVLTIPPLKAGETKDIKVYEAILTRYKIHWNLDPKLTMGKNQNKDGLETYLVDDWFLKMDTDVVLEKRKTLFQENTNVKQILSKTQEYVSSIPYQSGSFEPAPKVIEKNNGGCTEHSYVTMALLRGMGIPSRLVWNYLPTESSKEITFNHKFVEVWVEGLGWIPMEPLAPPRSKPGVTHARHVVFAGLPGTNHPKIAGGDRLVQLSKDQLGLAKKIKFKLVVVKNDTTTEELDGTEERVIPQKTNRALNSGEDMVVP is encoded by the coding sequence ATGAAAAAAATGTTTTGGGGATTCGTTTTCTTTAGTTTCTTTTCTTCTTTATTTGCGGTCAGTGTTGGCGAGATCCCGATTTCTTGGAAGGAAATTCGTTCCAAATACAATTGGAAAACAAAACCCGTTTTTCCCGAATCAGAATCTGTAGATTTATTTGAATCCGTTTTGTATGCCGATGGTAAATTGTTTTTCCAAACAAAAGATGTCACCAAACAATCCTCCATACTAGTTTGGAATTTGGAGTTAGGGGAATCTAAAAACTTTCCTTGGGAAGGGGGAAAGGTAACGGGTTGGACAGAGTGTTCTGGAAAAATTTTAATCCAAACTACAAAAACACTATGGGATTTGGATTCAAAAACATTTGCGGTAAAGAGAAAACTACCATGGCCAAACAATGGAAAATCTTGGCAGGACATTGTTTGTCTGGAAAATAAAATTTATCGGTTGGTGGGAGACCAATTGGAAGTCTATGCTTTGGAATCAGGGGAATTAGAATCTAAAATTCCAGTTCCTTTTTCTTCTATACAGAGAATCACCAAACGCGGAGAAACAGATATTTTATTTCTCTCCTCTTATTGGGGAAATACAGTTCAAGTTTTTTCACCGAAAGATCCCACAAACAAGAGAGAATGGAAGTTTCCTGTAAACCACCGTGCACTTTTTAAACTCATCGCTTTATCCGAAAATCATTTCCTTATTTTTGATCCCATCACAAAGATTTATGGGGAGTGGATGGTGTTTGAAAATTCCATTTTACCATTGTTAACTCCTGTGGAAGTGGCCGATGGATCGAGAGCCTACCGGTTTTCTCCCATCCAAAACAAAATTGAATACCAGTTCCAGTTAACGGCGCTTACGGATGTTCCAGAAACAAAATACCAATTTGTCCTTCCCAAACAGAATACAAGTTCTCAAAACTTAAAAAGTGAAGAACTGAATCCTTCTTCTGTAGAAGAGATCGATGGGGCAGGGAATCGAAGTTTAGTTCTTACCATCCCTCCACTGAAAGCAGGAGAAACAAAGGATATCAAAGTTTACGAGGCCATCCTCACTCGTTATAAAATCCATTGGAATTTAGATCCAAAATTAACCATGGGCAAAAATCAAAACAAAGACGGGTTAGAAACCTATTTGGTAGATGATTGGTTTTTAAAGATGGATACAGACGTGGTTTTGGAAAAAAGAAAAACTCTTTTCCAAGAAAATACTAACGTAAAACAAATACTATCAAAAACCCAAGAATATGTTTCTTCCATTCCTTATCAATCCGGAAGTTTTGAACCGGCTCCCAAGGTAATCGAAAAAAACAATGGAGGTTGTACCGAACACTCCTATGTCACCATGGCTTTGTTACGTGGTATGGGGATTCCATCCAGGTTGGTTTGGAACTATCTACCAACTGAGTCCTCTAAAGAAATTACATTTAACCATAAATTTGTGGAGGTATGGGTAGAAGGCCTTGGATGGATCCCTATGGAACCACTGGCACCTCCCAGATCCAAACCAGGTGTCACTCATGCAAGGCATGTAGTGTTTGCGGGATTACCAGGTACAAATCATCCCAAAATCGCAGGTGGGGATCGGCTTGTTCAGTTATCAAAAGACCAATTGGGTTTAGCTAAAAAGATAAAGTTCAAACTAGTTGTGGTAAAGAATGATACCACAACCGAAGAATTAGATGGCACGGAAGAGAGAGTGATCCCTCAAAAAACAAACCGTGCCTTAAACTCTGGGGAAGATATGGTGGTTCCTTAA
- a CDS encoding helix-turn-helix transcriptional regulator produces MNVKRKGSLFYFGERILLGTAGIVTEPHSHYAVSILVSLTDSFHLYTKSNSVIESQGIIIPPNYYHRLAAENSEMLIIQLDPKSIEYKRIVMEDSPKSIDEDTRLKIQNLAEPLFSDSLTCELARNIYNQILSSLGSETIPKKYDHRIEMVIQKIKEKIPNPVTLTELSEISGISTDRFMHLFKENMGIPLRQYLLWQRLHIAAKLLQGGENLTTASHAAGFSDQAHLSRTFKKMFGVKPSLFLGSQSLSKVCFCED; encoded by the coding sequence ATGAATGTAAAAAGAAAAGGAAGTCTTTTTTATTTTGGAGAACGAATTCTCCTAGGAACCGCAGGGATTGTGACAGAACCACATTCTCATTATGCCGTGTCTATCTTGGTATCTCTCACAGATTCTTTCCATTTGTATACAAAATCCAATTCTGTGATTGAATCCCAAGGGATCATCATTCCACCCAACTATTACCATAGATTGGCTGCAGAAAATTCCGAGATGCTCATCATCCAACTAGATCCTAAGTCAATAGAATACAAACGGATCGTGATGGAAGATAGTCCCAAATCCATTGATGAGGACACTCGTCTAAAAATTCAAAATCTCGCAGAACCATTGTTTAGTGATTCACTCACCTGTGAACTCGCTCGAAATATTTATAACCAAATACTTTCTTCTCTCGGTTCTGAAACCATTCCTAAAAAATATGATCATCGGATCGAAATGGTGATCCAGAAGATCAAAGAAAAAATCCCGAACCCTGTGACTCTTACGGAACTTTCTGAAATTTCAGGAATTTCCACAGATCGGTTTATGCATTTATTTAAAGAGAATATGGGTATCCCACTCAGACAATATTTGTTATGGCAAAGGCTTCATATTGCCGCAAAACTATTACAAGGCGGCGAAAATCTGACCACGGCATCACATGCAGCGGGTTTTAGTGACCAGGCTCATTTATCAAGAACATTCAAGAAGATGTTTGGAGTGAAACCTTCCTTATTTTTGGGAAGCCAATCACTCAGTAAGGTATGTTTCTGCGAAGATTAA
- a CDS encoding DUF962 domain-containing protein, with amino-acid sequence MRFAKEMAFYSAYHQEKRNVLVHVLGVPTITFTLFVVLSRFSLFEYNGFHVSASLVFTLAVLGYYYTLDVIFAFVATLVFGGLYLTSEWITTQLPATTAWTIFGLGQVIGWGAQFYGHFVFEKSRPALFDNLFQALVSAPLFVVADVFFELGYRLDLKQAVEAELKQKGVWKDFSHKHA; translated from the coding sequence TTGAGATTTGCAAAAGAAATGGCGTTTTATTCCGCCTACCATCAGGAAAAACGAAATGTTTTGGTTCATGTGCTTGGTGTTCCTACAATCACCTTCACTTTGTTTGTTGTGTTAAGCCGTTTTAGTCTTTTTGAATACAATGGTTTTCATGTGTCCGCATCACTTGTGTTTACTTTGGCGGTGCTTGGGTATTATTACACTTTGGATGTAATCTTTGCTTTTGTGGCGACTCTCGTATTCGGAGGGCTCTATCTAACCTCGGAGTGGATCACAACGCAGTTACCGGCAACCACTGCATGGACTATCTTTGGTCTTGGACAAGTGATCGGGTGGGGAGCTCAGTTCTATGGGCATTTTGTTTTTGAAAAAAGTCGTCCGGCTCTTTTTGATAACCTGTTCCAAGCTTTGGTTTCTGCACCGTTATTTGTAGTCGCAGATGTTTTCTTCGAACTTGGGTATCGACTGGATTTGAAACAAGCTGTGGAAGCCGAACTAAAACAAAAAGGTGTTTGGAAGGACTTTTCGCATAAACACGCTTAA
- a CDS encoding 4-alpha-glucanotransferase produces the protein MEFFENVKKRRAGVLVSLPSIVSEHSFECGDIYSLIPLCDWAKDVGFSIIQLLPLNDTGFGYSPYSAISAFAIDPLYISLYKLDLNVKSRKREIRSLENHPIRIRNLKLEIIRKYYLENKKEATREATYFLEKHPWCYSYAAFRLLYEENHGSGWWEWPKEFQNPNHAKEYIFSEKRNEALFWVYLQKVAYDQLSEVKVHFEDSGVYLKGDMPILTSRNSCDVWEHPEYFIMDLQAGAPPDDFSKTGQTWGFPVLNWEVLEKSNYSWWKDRLSYLENFFHLYRIDHVIGMYRIWSIPKEDDTALKGWFHPQFGISKEEFINEGLDPKRFESLGLIHEFKSDHYIFYWDFWKEAAYQELNEETKAKLYPLSELHIKEEEKHWRESGEKILEIFESFSSMVPCAEDLGSVPSFIRESLFERQMIGIDVVRWTKSFTTGEFIPEASYRKNAISVLSTHDTSLVLDWWKNEGDLESKLQFFFDRLKKPRPKTEDQILLGLLSFVLGTSSLFSIQLFQDLALGVPSVLENPEKHRINLPGTADHSNWTYRFPVLFEEFASDFKRNLTLRKLLLDSGRNP, from the coding sequence TTGGAATTTTTTGAAAATGTAAAAAAAAGAAGGGCAGGGGTACTTGTATCTCTGCCCTCTATTGTTTCAGAACATTCTTTCGAATGTGGTGACATTTATAGTTTAATCCCACTTTGCGATTGGGCAAAGGATGTGGGTTTTAGTATCATCCAATTATTACCTCTCAACGATACAGGATTCGGGTACTCACCTTATAGTGCCATCTCTGCTTTTGCGATTGATCCGCTTTATATATCCTTATACAAACTAGATCTCAATGTGAAATCTCGGAAACGTGAGATTCGTTCTTTAGAAAACCATCCCATTCGCATTCGTAACCTAAAATTAGAAATCATTCGTAAATACTATTTAGAAAATAAAAAAGAAGCCACGCGAGAGGCCACTTACTTTTTGGAAAAACACCCCTGGTGTTATTCTTATGCAGCCTTTCGACTGTTATATGAAGAGAACCATGGAAGTGGTTGGTGGGAATGGCCAAAAGAATTCCAAAATCCAAACCATGCCAAAGAATATATATTTTCAGAGAAAAGAAATGAAGCTTTGTTTTGGGTTTATTTGCAAAAAGTCGCCTATGATCAGTTATCTGAAGTAAAAGTCCATTTTGAAGATTCTGGTGTGTATTTAAAGGGTGATATGCCCATCCTCACTTCTCGCAATTCCTGTGATGTTTGGGAACATCCGGAATATTTTATTATGGATTTACAGGCCGGTGCACCACCTGACGATTTTTCGAAAACAGGACAAACCTGGGGATTCCCGGTTTTGAACTGGGAAGTATTAGAAAAATCAAATTATTCTTGGTGGAAAGATCGTTTGTCGTATTTAGAAAATTTTTTCCATCTTTATCGCATTGATCATGTGATTGGAATGTATCGGATTTGGTCGATTCCCAAAGAAGATGATACAGCTCTCAAGGGTTGGTTCCATCCTCAATTTGGAATCTCAAAAGAAGAATTTATAAATGAAGGTCTGGATCCCAAAAGATTTGAATCACTCGGTCTCATCCATGAATTTAAGTCCGATCATTATATTTTCTATTGGGATTTTTGGAAAGAAGCCGCTTACCAAGAATTAAATGAAGAAACCAAAGCCAAACTTTATCCTTTATCAGAACTTCATATCAAAGAAGAAGAAAAACATTGGAGAGAGTCTGGGGAAAAGATATTGGAGATATTTGAATCCTTTTCTTCGATGGTCCCTTGCGCAGAAGATTTGGGATCGGTTCCTTCGTTTATCAGAGAATCTTTATTCGAACGTCAGATGATTGGAATTGATGTGGTTCGTTGGACGAAATCATTCACTACAGGTGAATTCATTCCAGAAGCATCCTATAGGAAAAATGCCATTTCCGTTTTATCCACACATGACACAAGTTTGGTGTTAGATTGGTGGAAAAATGAAGGGGATCTGGAATCCAAACTTCAGTTTTTCTTTGATCGTTTGAAAAAACCCAGACCGAAAACTGAGGATCAAATCCTTCTGGGACTCCTTAGCTTTGTATTGGGGACGAGTAGTCTTTTTTCCATCCAATTGTTTCAGGATTTAGCACTCGGTGTTCCTAGTGTTCTGGAAAATCCAGAAAAACACAGGATCAATCTTCCTGGTACGGCAGACCATTCCAATTGGACCTACCGTTTCCCGGTTCTTTTCGAAGAATTTGCCTCTGATTTCAAACGTAATTTGACCCTCCGGAAACTCCTTCTGGATTCGGGAAGAAATCCATAA
- a CDS encoding class I fructose-bisphosphate aldolase, whose amino-acid sequence MNFDEISKHLGNDAESLLGFKSPKIAKELIHVPGSDWVDRIFAPTDRSVPVLRSIQTLLGSGRLGGTGYVSILPVDQGIEHSAGASFAKNPIYFDGENIIKLAIEGGCNGVATTLGVLGSVARKYAHKIPFILKINHNELLTYPNKSEQILFATVKQAYDQGCVAIGATIYFGSADSGREIVEISKIFQMAHELGMATILWCYVRNNAFKKDKDYHVSADLTGQANHLGVTIQADIIKQKLPENNGGYNVLNQESSYGKTDKRIYTDLTSDHPIDLTRYQVANCYMGRAGLINSGGASGENDLQDAIKTAVINKRAGGMGLISGRKAFQKPMKEGVALLNAIQDVYLSKEVTVA is encoded by the coding sequence TTGAACTTCGACGAAATCTCGAAACATCTTGGAAACGACGCGGAATCCCTACTTGGATTCAAATCGCCAAAAATCGCTAAAGAACTAATCCACGTACCTGGCTCTGACTGGGTTGATAGAATTTTTGCTCCCACAGACAGGTCTGTACCTGTTCTTCGTAGCATCCAAACCCTTCTCGGAAGCGGCCGCCTCGGTGGAACTGGTTATGTTTCCATCCTTCCAGTAGACCAAGGAATTGAACACTCTGCTGGTGCTTCTTTTGCAAAAAACCCTATTTATTTTGATGGCGAAAACATCATCAAATTGGCTATCGAAGGTGGTTGTAACGGTGTGGCAACAACTCTAGGTGTTCTTGGATCGGTTGCAAGAAAGTATGCTCACAAAATTCCTTTCATTTTGAAAATCAACCACAATGAACTTCTCACTTACCCAAACAAAAGTGAACAAATTCTTTTTGCTACTGTGAAACAAGCATACGACCAAGGTTGTGTTGCGATTGGTGCTACCATTTATTTTGGATCTGCTGATTCTGGTCGTGAAATCGTTGAGATTTCTAAAATCTTCCAAATGGCTCATGAACTAGGAATGGCAACCATCCTTTGGTGTTATGTAAGAAACAATGCTTTCAAAAAAGATAAAGACTACCATGTTTCTGCTGACCTTACAGGACAAGCAAACCACTTAGGTGTAACCATCCAAGCGGATATCATCAAACAAAAGTTACCTGAAAACAATGGTGGATACAATGTGCTGAACCAAGAGTCTTCTTATGGTAAAACAGACAAACGTATTTACACGGATCTTACTTCTGATCACCCGATTGACCTCACTCGTTACCAAGTAGCAAATTGTTATATGGGAAGAGCAGGACTCATCAACTCTGGTGGAGCGTCCGGAGAAAATGACTTACAAGATGCGATCAAAACAGCCGTGATCAACAAACGTGCTGGTGGAATGGGTCTCATTTCTGGAAGAAAGGCTTTCCAAAAACCAATGAAGGAAGGGGTTGCACTACTCAACGCCATCCAAGACGTATACCTATCGAAAGAAGTCACAGTCGCTTAA
- a CDS encoding sensor histidine kinase, producing MFFSLAWLFLTLSLGVWWWILGFRQAKTISEISISEARQVELNRVNRMLQLEGSFFLSMLTLGGVTLAVLSYRDHKRSKLISDFFSTVTHEMKTPIASLQLQIEVLLEDSKHPELKKKLEKIWKENQRIESQMGNAFYLASLMQGESLYMESLTISDLCESYSHHEPDLHWNVLVPKETKVYIDKKAFFAMLKNLSENAKRHGKAKTTKLTVAKENNQVTFLLEDDGTGFLGNKKNLTLPFLRHSKTSGSGIGLYIVKKLIEKMKGSIEFPNSLSGFQVKLILKEVP from the coding sequence ATGTTTTTTTCCCTGGCCTGGCTTTTCCTCACACTCTCTTTAGGTGTGTGGTGGTGGATTTTAGGGTTTCGCCAAGCAAAAACCATTTCAGAAATATCTATTAGTGAAGCAAGACAAGTGGAACTGAACCGAGTGAACCGGATGTTACAATTGGAAGGATCATTTTTTCTTTCCATGTTAACTCTCGGTGGAGTGACCCTCGCTGTTTTATCCTACAGAGACCACAAACGTTCCAAACTCATTTCTGATTTTTTCTCCACTGTCACTCACGAAATGAAAACTCCTATCGCCAGCTTACAGTTGCAAATCGAAGTATTATTAGAAGACTCTAAACATCCCGAACTAAAGAAAAAATTAGAAAAAATTTGGAAAGAAAACCAACGAATTGAATCCCAAATGGGGAATGCATTTTATCTCGCAAGCCTAATGCAAGGGGAATCCTTGTATATGGAATCACTTACAATTTCTGATTTATGTGAATCCTATTCCCATCATGAACCAGACCTTCATTGGAATGTTTTGGTTCCGAAGGAAACTAAAGTTTATATTGATAAAAAAGCGTTTTTTGCCATGTTGAAGAACCTAAGTGAAAACGCAAAACGCCACGGAAAGGCCAAAACAACCAAACTCACAGTAGCAAAAGAAAACAACCAAGTCACCTTCCTTCTAGAAGACGACGGAACTGGTTTTTTAGGGAATAAAAAAAATCTGACCCTTCCTTTCCTACGCCATTCCAAAACCAGTGGAAGTGGAATTGGTTTGTATATCGTTAAAAAATTAATCGAAAAAATGAAAGGTTCCATAGAGTTTCCGAACAGTTTGTCCGGATTCCAAGTGAAACTGATTTTAAAAGAGGTTCCATGA
- a CDS encoding response regulator transcription factor has product MKPRILLVEDDEGLGETLKERLEQDRYRVQWAKTVSEAETLFSPNQFDLVVLDLRLPDGNGFQLAETFLSKEKDLPFLFLTAQAGAQERLRGFELGAAEFIPKPFHLKEFLIRLERVVAQTRPHFGQKWKMNQTEIHLDSFLVKKEDGTSVLLSKRDCALLALLLSDARKVFSRSEILDNIVGEESFPTERTIDNAIVRLRDALGEDSIRNVRGVGYQWVAEILPLK; this is encoded by the coding sequence ATGAAACCAAGAATTTTACTCGTCGAAGATGATGAGGGTCTCGGCGAAACTTTAAAAGAACGATTGGAACAAGACCGGTACCGGGTGCAGTGGGCCAAAACAGTTTCAGAGGCAGAAACCTTATTTTCCCCGAACCAATTTGATTTGGTAGTCCTTGACTTACGACTTCCCGATGGGAACGGATTCCAACTCGCAGAAACTTTTTTATCCAAAGAAAAAGACCTCCCCTTTCTATTTCTCACGGCCCAAGCCGGAGCCCAGGAAAGGCTTCGTGGGTTTGAACTAGGTGCTGCCGAATTCATTCCCAAACCATTCCACTTAAAAGAATTTCTCATCCGCTTGGAAAGAGTGGTCGCCCAAACCCGTCCTCATTTTGGGCAAAAATGGAAAATGAACCAAACAGAAATCCATTTGGATTCTTTCCTTGTGAAAAAGGAAGATGGGACATCGGTTTTACTTTCCAAAAGGGACTGCGCCCTCCTTGCCCTCCTACTTTCGGATGCGAGAAAGGTCTTTAGTCGTTCGGAAATTTTGGACAATATTGTGGGTGAAGAAAGTTTTCCCACTGAAAGAACCATAGACAATGCCATTGTGCGGCTTCGGGATGCACTGGGCGAAGATTCCATCCGAAATGTGCGGGGTGTGGGCTACCAATGGGTGGCCGAGATCTTACCTCTAAAATAG
- a CDS encoding PP2C family protein-serine/threonine phosphatase has product MSSRQPDYGRYQHLESFIHLSKDAIWCYELDIPMPISLPDEEQLHYIWSRSIVRDCNLAMARFYGYQTVQEIIGKYLKDLVGLKSVYLLRKFIADSYQLENYEYFVELSDGNQRIFLMNSHGQVDDGHLIRIWGQQIEISSIRESEVKLSGLLRFSQIVTEVSKTFVHSKAEFVSDAIQFALEELGKYSRGDRVFAAEISPDKQFLSVSHEWVLEGMPSLFQVGTKLPIAKMNPERLGILASDGVIHIADTSLLVDEPWHLDLFKRAEVRSILVVGLRDEGSVIGILGITTFERIGDWSEETKQLLGLIAGFVSQGLVRAKNEIKLMKKEKILQRFYSDVKEDLALAKLTQEAWVAKDFGEIPNVKIQSRFLPYDEIGGDLILYEKPTEDRIDIFFGDISGHGISSALVSGIAAVSFKKHSKLESSPAAILAAMHLELKTIIFKHHISACVLRLFPKERRAEFSFAGHPPVVFWKKNEKVMKLVKDEMYPILLLDTWEGKTISKTFEEGDRLLLYSDGIYELEEETGGYIGLDIFLQELSEMISVSDSTDALLKKMIANCLIDKERIIHDDIAVLFMEF; this is encoded by the coding sequence ATGAGTTCTCGACAACCCGATTATGGTCGTTACCAACACTTAGAGAGCTTCATCCACCTTTCCAAAGATGCCATTTGGTGTTATGAGTTAGACATTCCTATGCCTATCTCTCTTCCCGATGAGGAGCAGTTACATTATATCTGGAGCCGCAGCATTGTCCGAGACTGTAACTTGGCCATGGCAAGGTTTTATGGATACCAAACGGTTCAAGAAATCATCGGTAAGTATTTAAAAGACTTGGTTGGTTTAAAATCTGTTTATTTGCTCCGTAAGTTCATCGCTGACTCTTACCAATTAGAGAATTACGAATACTTTGTGGAGTTGTCTGACGGCAACCAACGGATTTTTTTAATGAACTCTCATGGCCAAGTGGATGACGGACATCTGATCCGGATTTGGGGCCAACAAATAGAAATTTCTTCCATTAGAGAATCTGAGGTCAAACTTTCTGGACTATTGCGGTTTTCACAAATTGTTACCGAAGTATCCAAAACCTTTGTCCATTCCAAGGCTGAATTTGTATCCGACGCCATCCAGTTTGCCTTAGAAGAACTCGGCAAATACTCTAGAGGGGATCGGGTTTTTGCGGCCGAAATTTCACCAGACAAACAATTCCTTTCTGTTTCCCACGAATGGGTGCTGGAAGGTATGCCCTCTCTATTCCAAGTCGGAACCAAATTACCCATAGCAAAAATGAATCCTGAACGATTGGGGATTCTTGCCTCCGATGGTGTGATTCATATTGCGGACACTTCACTTCTTGTTGATGAACCTTGGCATCTGGATCTTTTCAAACGAGCCGAAGTCCGTTCCATTCTGGTTGTGGGATTACGAGACGAAGGAAGTGTGATTGGGATTCTCGGAATTACCACCTTTGAAAGGATAGGGGACTGGTCGGAGGAAACCAAACAACTGTTAGGTTTGATTGCTGGGTTTGTTTCCCAAGGTTTGGTTCGTGCAAAAAACGAAATCAAACTGATGAAAAAAGAAAAAATCTTACAAAGGTTTTATTCTGATGTAAAAGAGGATTTGGCTCTTGCCAAACTCACCCAAGAGGCATGGGTTGCAAAAGATTTTGGAGAAATTCCGAATGTAAAAATTCAATCTCGGTTTCTGCCTTATGATGAAATCGGAGGTGACTTAATTTTGTATGAGAAACCAACAGAGGATCGCATTGATATATTTTTTGGAGATATTTCTGGTCATGGAATTTCTTCCGCTCTCGTTTCTGGAATAGCAGCTGTATCTTTTAAAAAACATTCCAAGTTAGAATCAAGTCCTGCGGCAATTCTTGCTGCCATGCATTTGGAGTTAAAAACCATTATCTTTAAACACCATATCTCTGCTTGTGTCCTTCGTTTGTTTCCCAAGGAAAGAAGGGCCGAGTTTAGTTTTGCCGGACATCCACCTGTTGTGTTTTGGAAAAAAAATGAAAAAGTGATGAAACTGGTTAAAGATGAAATGTATCCCATCTTACTCCTGGATACTTGGGAAGGGAAAACCATTTCCAAAACTTTTGAAGAGGGGGACCGGTTACTTTTATACTCTGATGGAATTTATGAATTAGAAGAAGAAACCGGTGGATACATTGGGCTTGATATCTTTTTACAAGAACTTTCAGAAATGATTTCGGTATCCGATTCCACAGATGCCTTACTTAAAAAAATGATCGCCAATTGCCTCATCGATAAAGAAAGAATCATTCACGATGATATAGCGGTTCTTTTTATGGAGTTTTAA